The following coding sequences lie in one Haematobia irritans isolate KBUSLIRL chromosome 3, ASM5000362v1, whole genome shotgun sequence genomic window:
- the LOC142230979 gene encoding uncharacterized protein LOC142230979 yields the protein MASHTTMKQLREALKRSEMSQVPRRASQSLLSSSDTLIVLGDFNLPYVSWLHSSESESLIPVISNSISNNFLHSLLNLGLFQINDIFNSHGRLLDLVFVNRTFNISLESCHALTQPEDRYHPTIILHVAAPNLPRSRYTNSNREYCFAKTNYTILNSLLSAVNWDDILDSNDITELASRFYSILQDCISKSVPRIIINDNSGPPWNTRVLSKLKNQKNKMYNQDYLNRMKDQLRVDPKSFYKFVNSKRQSSGLPTYLKYKSSTADNDVDISNIIADFFATTYSDKCYDGNNIYPYMTRNCNRIDISYIDESTILSNLRTLKSTFNAGPDGIPSCILKQCADILSYPLSLLFNKSLKLMEKILTSSISHQISSLLSANQHGFRKKRSTITNLLEFTCLVNDAFRDRFQTDTIYTDFSKAFDKVNHALLLHKLDMIGFSEPLLRWFHSYLIGRTQYVKLVVRHLDLSLLPRVFLRAATSDLFYLVYSSMTSHQL from the exons CATCACAATCTTTATTATCGTCATCTGATACATTAATAGTTTTAGGCGATTTCAATCTCCCTTATGTCTCCTGGCTACACTCTTCTGAATCTGAGAGTTTAATTCCTGTAATCTCAAATAGtatttctaataattttctTCACTCATTACTTAATCTTggcctttttcaaataaatgatATTTTCAATTCACACGGCAGATTACTTGATCTGGTGTTTGTTAATAGAACATTTAATATAAGTTTGGAATCCTGTCATGCTTTAACGCAACCTGAAGATCGTTATCACCCTACTATAATATTGCATGTTGCAGCCCCAAATCTCCCACGATCTAGGTACACCAATTCGAACCGAGAGTATTGCTTTGCTAAGACGAATTATACTATACTAAATTCATTGCTTTCCGCCGTAAATTGGGACGATATTCTTGATTCTAATGATATTACCGAACTAGCATCCCGTTTTTACTCAATCCTACAGGATTGCATATCCAAATCAGTGCCTCGAATTATTATAAACGACAATTCTGGACCGCCATGGAATACCAGAGTTCTATCGAAGCTGAAGAATCAAAAGAACAAGATGTACAATCAAGACTATTTAAATAGAATGAAAGATCAACTGAGAGTTGATCCTAAGTCTTTCTACAAATTTGTGAATTCAAAACGCCAATCTAGTGGCCTACCAACATATCTTAAATATAAGTCCTCAACTGCCGACAATGATGTAGACATTTCTAATATAATTGCAGATTTCTTTGCTACAACATATTCGGATAAGTGTTATGATGGTAACAACATCTATCCATACATGACTAGGAACTGTAACAGAATTGATATCTCTTACATAGATGAGAGCACCATTTTAAGTAATCTTAGAACTCTGAAATCTACATTTAATGCTGGCCCTGATGGTATTCCGTCCTGTATTCTGAAACAATGTGCCGATATACTTTCATATCCTCTTTCTTTACTGTTTAATAAGTCACTAAAG TTGATGGAAAAGATCTTAACAAGTTCTATTTCCCATCAGATTTCTTCATTATTATCTGCGAATCAACATGGTTTTAGGAAAAAACGATCGACCATAACCAACCTTTTGGAATTTACTTGTTTGGTTAATGATGCTTTTAGGGATCGCTTTCAAACAGATACAATATACACTGATTTTAGTAAAGCTTTCGACAAAGTCAATCATGCTCTCCTTTTACATAAGTTGGATATGATTGGCTTCAGCGAACCTTTATTGAGATGGTTTCATTCGTATTTAATTGGTCGGACACAATATGTTAAGTTGGTAGTGCGACATCTAGACCTATCACTGTTACCTCGGGTGTTCCTCAGGGCAGCCACCTCGGACCTGTTTTATTTAGTCTATTCATCAATGACCTCCCATcagttgtaa